A single window of candidate division KSB1 bacterium DNA harbors:
- the hflX gene encoding GTPase HflX has product MNRLVTHAPPRRERAIIVGLVTRSTYRWTAEEFLDELALLADTAGAEVVGRVLQERSEIDPAYFIGRGKVRELRAMVKQQQANLILFDDDLSPAQVRNIERDCGVRVVDRSGLILDIFARRARTREAKTQVELAQLEYLLPRLTRQWTHLSRQEGGIGLRGPGETQLEIDRRQIRRRINFLRQELEKIHRQRAIRGKHREELFQVALVGYTNVGKSTILNALTRAEVLVEDRLFATLDPTVRVMDSDGRRTVVLIDTVGFIRKLPHHLVASFMSTLQESMAADLLVHVVDVSHPQLAEQMDTVREVLRSLNVLDRPILTVFNKVDRLTDTGLLPGLLETHRPSIAVSATRGIFMERLREEILRFAEQRLIDFELQVPAKDSRLVAKLYALAEVLEADYQDGQVLVKARATRASLERIRRLAHGWGRATEEYSSKGEEDS; this is encoded by the coding sequence TTGAACCGTCTGGTAACACATGCCCCCCCACGACGGGAGCGGGCCATCATCGTGGGATTGGTCACACGCTCCACCTATCGCTGGACAGCCGAGGAGTTTCTCGACGAGCTGGCCTTGTTGGCAGATACGGCAGGGGCGGAGGTGGTGGGCAGAGTGCTCCAGGAGCGCAGCGAGATCGACCCCGCCTACTTCATTGGCCGCGGCAAGGTCAGGGAGCTGCGCGCCATGGTCAAGCAGCAGCAGGCGAACCTCATCCTGTTTGACGACGATCTCAGCCCGGCGCAGGTGCGCAACATAGAGAGAGACTGTGGTGTGCGGGTGGTGGATCGCAGCGGGTTGATTTTGGACATCTTCGCGCGGCGGGCGCGCACCCGGGAAGCCAAGACGCAGGTGGAACTGGCCCAGCTTGAGTACCTCCTGCCCCGACTCACCCGGCAGTGGACCCATCTCTCCCGCCAGGAGGGGGGCATCGGGCTGCGCGGACCGGGGGAGACCCAGTTGGAGATCGACCGGCGCCAGATCAGGCGGCGCATCAACTTCCTGCGCCAGGAGCTTGAAAAGATTCACCGCCAGCGAGCCATTCGCGGCAAGCACCGCGAGGAGCTGTTTCAGGTAGCCCTCGTCGGCTACACCAACGTGGGCAAGTCCACCATTCTCAACGCGCTCACGCGGGCCGAGGTCCTGGTGGAGGATCGCCTCTTCGCCACCTTGGACCCCACGGTGCGCGTCATGGACAGCGACGGGCGGCGCACCGTGGTGCTCATCGACACGGTGGGATTCATCCGCAAACTGCCCCACCATCTGGTGGCTTCGTTTATGAGCACTTTGCAGGAGTCAATGGCTGCCGACCTGTTGGTGCACGTGGTGGATGTGAGCCATCCCCAACTGGCCGAGCAGATGGACACGGTGCGGGAGGTGCTCCGTTCCCTCAACGTGTTGGACAGGCCCATCTTGACCGTTTTCAACAAGGTGGATCGTCTCACGGACACTGGCCTCCTTCCTGGTCTGCTGGAGACACACCGTCCCAGCATCGCAGTGTCTGCCACCCGGGGCATTTTCATGGAGCGCCTGCGGGAGGAAATCCTGCGCTTCGCTGAGCAGAGGCTCATCGACTTCGAGCTGCAGGTTCCCGCGAAGGATAGTCGGCTCGTGGCAAAGCTCTATGCCCTAGCCGAGGTGCTGGAGGCGGATTACCAGGATGGGCAGGTGCTGGTGAAGGCACGGGC